Proteins from a single region of Pseudomonas fulva:
- a CDS encoding phage holin family protein gives MDDSQTAAPTSRGPSPRRLAGALLGLVHGHVALFSEEIKEQQARTVTLLILTGLCILFGLLLIVGLSAALLIGFWDTHRILVITLLCLFYAAGLLVCGWHLVQRMRNAPAPFSASLEELARDREQLLP, from the coding sequence ATGGATGACAGCCAGACAGCAGCACCTACCAGCCGCGGCCCTTCGCCACGGCGCCTGGCCGGTGCGCTGCTCGGGCTGGTCCATGGCCATGTGGCGCTGTTCAGCGAAGAGATCAAGGAACAGCAGGCCCGCACCGTCACTCTGCTGATCCTGACCGGCCTGTGCATCCTGTTCGGCCTCCTGCTGATCGTCGGCCTTTCCGCCGCCCTGCTGATCGGCTTCTGGGACACCCACCGTATTCTGGTCATCACCCTGCTCTGCCTCTTCTATGCAGCAGGCCTGCTGGTTTGCGGCTGGCACCTGGTACAGCGCATGCGCAATGCGCCGGCGCCCTTCAGCGCCAGCCTCGAAGAACTGGCCCGTGATCGCGAGCAACTGCTGCCATGA
- a CDS encoding DUF883 family protein: MARPLPPRPAAPANKEELLEEFQALVRDTETLLQHSASLVGDQAEELRAQIRDSLGRARTTLKNTEDTVVQRGRAVAGATEDYVQTHPWQTIGIAAGIGILIGMLISRR, from the coding sequence ATGGCCCGCCCACTTCCCCCGCGCCCCGCAGCTCCCGCCAACAAGGAAGAGTTGCTCGAAGAATTCCAGGCACTGGTCCGTGACACCGAAACCCTGCTGCAACACTCCGCCAGCCTGGTCGGCGATCAGGCCGAAGAGCTGCGTGCGCAGATCCGCGACAGCCTGGGCCGCGCGCGCACCACGCTGAAGAACACCGAAGACACCGTAGTCCAGCGTGGCCGTGCAGTGGCCGGCGCGACCGAGGACTACGTGCAGACCCACCCGTGGCAGACCATCGGCATTGCCGCCGGCATTGGTATACTGATCGGCATGCTCATTAGCCGACGTTGA
- a CDS encoding ammonium transporter — protein sequence MQTLDSAVQTLIHGSNTLFILIGAIMVLAMHAGFAFLEVGTVRQKNQVNALSKILSDFAISAIAYFFIGYWIAYGVSFLHPAAVLVEGNGYGLVKFFFLLTFAAAIPAIISGGIAERARFGPQLCATALIVAFVYPFFEGMIWNGNFGFQPWLQARFGAPFHDFAGSVVVHGVGGWLAFAAVVLLGRRDGRYRDGRLVAMAPSSIPFLALGSWVLIIGWFGFNVMSAQTLGSISGLVAVNTLMAMVGGTLAALIVGRNDPGFLHNGPLAGLVAICAGSDLMHPVGALVTGAIAGALFVWAFTATQVKWKIDDVLGVWPLHGLCGLWGGIACGIFGQPLWGGLGGVSLTSQLVGSLAGVAVALLGGFVVYGLLKLLVGIRLSQEQEYYGADLSIHRIGAVSQD from the coding sequence ATGCAAACCCTCGACAGTGCCGTGCAAACCCTGATCCACGGTTCCAACACGCTTTTCATCCTGATCGGCGCCATCATGGTTCTGGCCATGCACGCCGGCTTTGCCTTTCTCGAGGTCGGCACCGTACGGCAGAAGAACCAGGTCAATGCGCTGTCGAAGATCCTCTCGGACTTCGCCATCTCGGCCATCGCCTATTTCTTCATCGGCTACTGGATCGCCTATGGGGTGAGCTTCCTGCACCCGGCCGCGGTGCTGGTCGAGGGCAATGGTTATGGGCTGGTGAAGTTCTTCTTCCTGTTGACCTTCGCCGCGGCGATCCCGGCGATCATTTCCGGCGGCATTGCCGAGCGCGCACGCTTCGGCCCGCAGCTGTGCGCCACCGCCCTGATCGTCGCCTTCGTCTACCCGTTCTTCGAAGGCATGATCTGGAACGGCAACTTCGGCTTCCAGCCATGGCTGCAGGCGCGGTTCGGCGCGCCGTTCCACGATTTCGCCGGCTCGGTGGTGGTGCACGGGGTCGGCGGCTGGCTGGCCTTCGCCGCGGTCGTGCTGCTGGGCCGTCGTGATGGCCGCTATCGGGATGGGCGCCTGGTGGCCATGGCACCGTCGAGCATTCCGTTTCTGGCGCTGGGCTCCTGGGTGCTGATCATCGGCTGGTTCGGCTTCAACGTGATGAGCGCCCAGACCTTGGGCAGCATCAGCGGGCTGGTGGCCGTCAATACCCTGATGGCGATGGTCGGCGGCACCCTGGCAGCGTTGATCGTCGGTCGCAACGATCCGGGCTTCCTGCACAACGGCCCGCTGGCCGGGCTGGTTGCCATCTGCGCCGGCTCCGACCTGATGCATCCAGTGGGCGCATTGGTCACCGGCGCCATCGCCGGCGCGCTGTTCGTCTGGGCGTTCACCGCGACGCAGGTGAAATGGAAGATCGATGACGTGCTCGGTGTCTGGCCCCTGCATGGCTTGTGCGGCCTGTGGGGCGGCATCGCCTGCGGCATCTTTGGCCAGCCGTTGTGGGGTGGCCTGGGCGGTGTGAGCCTCACCAGTCAGCTGGTTGGCAGTCTGGCCGGCGTGGCTGTGGCCCTGCTCGGCGGCTTTGTGGTCTATGGCCTGCTCAAGCTGCTGGTGGGCATTCGCCTGAGCCAGGAGCAGGAGTATTACGGCGCCGACCTGTCGATCCACAGGATCGGTGCGGTTAGCCAGGATTGA
- a CDS encoding DUF5610 domain-containing protein: MAISIPLSTNTTGRSPQLGGQPTIRNAADAQAALSNRLAERLGLPPGSLTAKQDDFSPEKVADRVLGFVEQRLKSEAASGASPEKLQQLLDQARSGVQKGFDEARKMLDGMGMLKDKVATDIDDTFKRIEQGFAGLDKLYGAVPATGGNGGVTPTSSDRFAAVAESFELNITTRDGDRLRVSVAQASAAWSRTEGAGSQSGSLQIGGWQVEVEGELDDEEKAALGKLFNQVQDLSNSFYSGDMAGAFDRAMALDMDSSQLASMSLRLTQTSVRQATDTYGAVSNQGGQPASATNGALTDYAQSLLDALRTADAWVSDGKGLLQDLLKGGFSLDERFDAGRLEKAEQLNGRLLDGVQGLLGSTLAPQGDQDGEKA; this comes from the coding sequence ATGGCTATTTCCATCCCGCTGTCGACCAACACGACAGGCCGCTCGCCCCAACTCGGCGGCCAGCCCACCATTCGCAATGCGGCCGATGCCCAGGCCGCGCTGTCCAACCGCCTGGCTGAGCGCCTCGGCCTGCCGCCAGGCTCGCTGACGGCCAAGCAGGACGACTTCTCCCCGGAGAAAGTCGCCGATCGTGTGCTGGGCTTCGTCGAGCAGCGCCTCAAGAGCGAGGCGGCATCGGGGGCCAGCCCCGAGAAGCTGCAACAGCTCCTCGATCAGGCCCGTTCCGGCGTACAGAAGGGTTTCGACGAGGCGCGCAAGATGCTCGATGGCATGGGCATGCTCAAGGATAAAGTCGCCACCGACATCGACGACACCTTCAAGCGCATCGAGCAGGGGTTCGCCGGGCTCGACAAGCTCTACGGTGCCGTACCGGCCACCGGCGGCAACGGCGGCGTCACGCCGACCTCCAGCGACCGTTTCGCCGCGGTGGCGGAAAGCTTCGAACTCAACATCACCACCCGTGACGGCGACCGCCTGCGCGTGTCGGTTGCCCAGGCCTCGGCAGCCTGGTCGCGCACCGAAGGTGCCGGCAGCCAGTCCGGCAGCCTGCAGATCGGCGGCTGGCAGGTGGAGGTCGAGGGTGAGCTGGATGATGAGGAAAAGGCCGCCCTGGGGAAACTCTTCAACCAGGTGCAGGATCTGTCCAATTCCTTCTATTCCGGCGATATGGCCGGGGCCTTCGACCGCGCCATGGCGCTGGACATGGACAGCTCGCAACTGGCCTCCATGTCGCTGCGCCTGACCCAGACCAGCGTACGCCAGGCCACCGATACCTACGGGGCGGTCTCCAATCAGGGTGGGCAGCCAGCCAGCGCGACCAACGGCGCGCTTACCGATTACGCCCAGAGCCTGCTCGATGCCCTGCGCACGGCGGATGCCTGGGTCAGTGACGGCAAGGGGCTGCTGCAGGACCTGCTCAAGGGTGGGTTCTCGCTGGACGAGCGGTTCGATGCCGGGCGCCTGGAAAAGGCCGAGCAGCTCAACGGGCGCCTGCTCGATGGCGTGCAGGGCCTGCTGGGCTCGACGCTGGCGCCGCAAGGCGATCAGGACGGCGAGAAGGCCTGA
- a CDS encoding glutaredoxin family protein, with protein sequence MLPECQLLGTLGCHLCEYAEAVLMPFVENGLLVELVDIADQPGLLERYALVIPVLRRTDTGGELHWPFDAPQVAAFLG encoded by the coding sequence ATGCTTCCTGAATGCCAGCTACTCGGCACCCTGGGCTGTCACCTCTGTGAATACGCCGAGGCCGTGCTGATGCCTTTCGTGGAAAACGGTCTGCTGGTCGAGCTGGTGGATATCGCCGATCAGCCCGGGCTGCTGGAGCGCTACGCATTGGTGATTCCCGTGCTGCGGCGCACCGACACCGGCGGCGAACTGCACTGGCCGTTCGACGCGCCGCAGGTTGCCGCGTTTCTGGGTTGA
- a CDS encoding chemotaxis protein CheV: protein MNMVLGDALSLLLFRLHNGRLLGINLLKVNEIIPCPALTKMPSRHPHVRGVATLRGSALTVIDLARAIGERGGSDAGEGCLIVTELSRSRQGLHVHSVERIVQCSTRDVRPPPSGAGTRAFITGVTQIDGTIVQILDIEKVLHEIAPAPLEEVGEQLLSADEQRLLQGRRVLVVDDSQVALQQTLITLRKLDLDCQAVRSAASALEVLRAAREEGRPVEVLVSDIEMPEMDGYALVQQIRKDAQLGETYVLLHTSLDSTMNTEKARAVGANDVLTKFSSVDLSHALLRAFQRLQG, encoded by the coding sequence ATGAACATGGTGCTTGGCGACGCGCTGTCGCTGCTGCTGTTTCGTTTGCACAACGGTCGCCTGTTGGGCATCAACCTGCTCAAGGTCAATGAGATCATTCCCTGTCCCGCCCTGACCAAGATGCCCAGTCGGCACCCCCATGTGCGTGGCGTGGCAACCTTGCGGGGCTCGGCACTGACGGTCATCGACCTGGCCCGGGCGATCGGCGAACGTGGCGGCAGCGATGCCGGTGAAGGTTGCCTGATCGTCACTGAGCTGAGTCGCTCGCGACAGGGTCTGCACGTGCACAGTGTCGAGCGTATCGTGCAGTGCTCGACGCGCGATGTGCGTCCGCCTCCCTCGGGTGCCGGCACGCGCGCCTTCATCACCGGGGTGACCCAGATCGACGGCACCATCGTGCAGATTCTCGATATCGAGAAAGTGCTGCATGAAATCGCCCCGGCACCGCTCGAAGAGGTCGGCGAGCAACTGCTGAGCGCGGACGAGCAGCGATTGCTGCAGGGCCGCCGCGTGCTGGTGGTCGACGATTCCCAGGTGGCCCTGCAGCAGACGCTGATCACCCTGCGCAAGCTCGACCTCGATTGCCAGGCGGTGCGCAGCGCTGCCAGCGCCCTTGAAGTATTGCGAGCGGCACGGGAGGAGGGGCGGCCCGTCGAGGTGCTGGTTTCGGATATCGAAATGCCGGAGATGGATGGTTACGCCCTGGTCCAGCAGATCCGCAAGGACGCCCAGCTCGGCGAAACCTATGTGCTGCTGCACACCTCGCTGGACAGCACCATGAACACCGAGAAGGCCCGTGCCGTCGGCGCCAACGACGTGCTCACCAAGTTCTCCAGCGTCGACCTCAGTCACGCGCTGTTGCGTGCCTTTCAGCGCCTGCAGGGCTGA
- a CDS encoding SprT family zinc-dependent metalloprotease: MPDQIHARVEACYQQAETFFKRRFARPQVSFKLRGQKAGVAHLTENKLRFNPQLYRENQEDFLRQTVAHEVAHLIAHQLFGPSIQPHGEEWQLIMRGVYELPPHRCHTYDVKRRQVSRFIYRCQCPQGEFPFSAQRHALVVKGRRYFCRRCKITLQFTGEQRVE; the protein is encoded by the coding sequence ATGCCCGATCAGATCCACGCCCGCGTCGAAGCCTGTTACCAGCAGGCGGAAACCTTCTTCAAGCGGCGCTTCGCCCGCCCGCAGGTGAGTTTCAAGCTGCGTGGGCAGAAGGCTGGCGTGGCCCATCTCACCGAAAACAAGCTGCGCTTCAACCCACAGCTTTACCGTGAGAACCAGGAAGACTTCCTGCGCCAGACCGTCGCCCACGAAGTGGCCCACCTGATCGCCCACCAGCTGTTCGGGCCGAGCATTCAGCCCCACGGCGAGGAATGGCAACTGATCATGCGCGGCGTCTATGAACTGCCGCCACACCGCTGCCATACCTACGACGTGAAACGGCGCCAGGTCAGCCGGTTCATCTACCGCTGCCAGTGCCCACAGGGCGAGTTTCCGTTTTCCGCCCAGCGCCACGCGCTGGTGGTCAAGGGGCGCCGTTACTTCTGCCGGCGCTGCAAGATCACCCTGCAGTTCACCGGTGAGCAGCGCGTCGAGTAG
- a CDS encoding DNA-J related domain-containing protein: protein MNEQTVADSRLLDLLEASPDGLSEYELLLRLSRWEGRDERLPGDTLELFRSHFLLFHTLYRLRDQLHAEGRASLQISPLCIRLLPYQAGQGGLSEAEPLRDYYLDLDHLRDTGAEDVEQMLGAFWVRLRGGEDRQRALATLELDAQAGELDLTIIRQRYRQLVSAHHPDRGGCTQHLQRINSAMETLQRYYR from the coding sequence ATGAACGAACAGACCGTAGCTGACAGCAGGCTGCTCGACTTGCTGGAGGCCTCGCCCGACGGGCTCTCCGAATACGAATTGCTGCTGCGCCTGAGCCGCTGGGAAGGCCGCGACGAACGCCTGCCAGGCGACACCCTGGAGCTGTTTCGCAGCCACTTCCTGCTGTTCCATACCCTGTACCGGCTGCGCGATCAGTTGCATGCCGAAGGCCGGGCGTCGCTGCAGATCAGCCCGCTGTGCATCCGTCTGCTGCCTTACCAGGCTGGGCAAGGCGGCCTGAGCGAAGCGGAGCCACTGCGCGACTACTACCTGGATCTCGATCATTTGCGCGACACCGGCGCCGAGGATGTCGAGCAGATGCTCGGCGCCTTCTGGGTGCGCCTGCGGGGCGGCGAAGACCGGCAACGGGCACTGGCCACGCTGGAACTGGACGCACAGGCCGGCGAACTCGACCTGACGATCATCCGTCAGCGCTATCGACAGCTGGTCAGCGCCCATCACCCGGATCGCGGCGGGTGCACGCAACACCTGCAGCGGATCAACAGCGCCATGGAAACGCTGCAGCGCTACTACCGCTGA
- the ttcA gene encoding tRNA 2-thiocytidine(32) synthetase TtcA, which yields MGTLSVNQNKLQKRLRRQAGEAIADFNMIEEGDKVMVCLSGGKDSYTMLDILLYLQKVAPINFEIVAVNMDQKQPGFPEHVLPAYLESIGVAYHIVEKDTYSVVKEKIPEGKTTCSLCSRLRRGTLYTFADEIGATKMALGHHRDDILETFFLNMFYGGTLKAMPPKLRADDGRNVVIRPLAYCSEADIEAYSTLKEFPIIPCNLCGSQENLQRQVVKDMLQEWERKSPGRTEIMFRALQNVVPSQLADRNLFDFTSLKIDEQATPRFLNVMNL from the coding sequence ATGGGCACCCTCTCGGTCAATCAGAACAAGCTGCAAAAACGCCTGCGTCGGCAGGCCGGCGAAGCCATCGCCGACTTCAACATGATCGAGGAGGGCGACAAGGTCATGGTCTGCCTGTCCGGTGGCAAGGACAGCTACACCATGCTCGACATCCTGCTGTACCTGCAGAAGGTCGCGCCGATCAACTTCGAGATCGTCGCGGTGAACATGGACCAGAAGCAGCCGGGCTTTCCCGAGCATGTGCTGCCAGCCTATCTGGAGTCCATCGGTGTGGCGTACCACATCGTCGAAAAGGACACCTATTCGGTGGTCAAGGAAAAGATCCCGGAAGGCAAGACCACCTGCTCGCTGTGCTCGCGCCTGCGCCGCGGCACCCTGTACACCTTCGCCGACGAGATCGGCGCGACCAAGATGGCCCTCGGTCACCACCGGGACGACATCCTCGAGACCTTCTTTCTCAACATGTTCTACGGTGGCACCCTCAAGGCCATGCCGCCCAAGCTGCGTGCCGACGACGGTCGCAACGTGGTGATTCGCCCGCTGGCCTATTGCAGCGAGGCGGATATCGAGGCCTACAGCACGCTCAAGGAATTTCCGATCATCCCGTGCAACCTGTGCGGCTCCCAGGAAAACCTGCAGCGCCAGGTGGTCAAGGACATGCTGCAGGAGTGGGAGCGCAAGTCGCCGGGCCGTACCGAAATCATGTTCCGCGCCCTGCAGAACGTGGTGCCTTCGCAGCTGGCTGACCGCAACCTGTTCGATTTCACCAGCCTGAAGATCGACGAGCAGGCCACGCCGCGTTTTCTCAATGTGATGAACCTGTAA
- a CDS encoding DNA-3-methyladenine glycosylase I, whose amino-acid sequence MHDYRWLHEYCVNRFGSVEALEARLPQPVSDKKLRALGNDRYLSIMSLRIFRAGLKHSLVDAKWPAFEEVFFGFDPEKVVLMGGERLERLMQDARLIRHLGKLKSVPRNAQFILDVEHGALTGPAAVGKAAAPKPGFAFGALIADWPVTDIVGLWHWLAKQGTQLGGLSAPRFLRMVGKDTFIPSDDMVAALKAQKIVDKVPNSQRDRAAVQAAFNQWHAESGRPLCQLSVMLAHTVNH is encoded by the coding sequence ATGCATGATTATCGATGGCTGCATGAGTACTGCGTGAACCGCTTCGGCTCGGTCGAGGCGCTCGAGGCGCGTCTGCCGCAGCCGGTTTCGGACAAGAAGCTGCGCGCGCTGGGTAACGATCGCTACCTGTCGATCATGAGCCTGCGCATCTTCAGGGCCGGCCTCAAGCACAGCCTGGTCGACGCCAAGTGGCCGGCCTTCGAGGAGGTGTTCTTCGGCTTCGACCCGGAAAAGGTCGTGCTGATGGGTGGTGAGCGCCTGGAGCGACTGATGCAGGATGCCCGGCTGATTCGCCACCTGGGTAAGCTCAAGAGCGTGCCGCGCAATGCGCAGTTCATTCTTGATGTGGAGCACGGTGCGCTCACCGGCCCGGCGGCTGTGGGAAAGGCCGCCGCGCCCAAGCCCGGCTTCGCCTTTGGCGCGCTGATCGCCGACTGGCCGGTGACCGATATCGTCGGCCTCTGGCACTGGCTGGCCAAGCAGGGCACCCAGCTCGGCGGGCTTTCCGCGCCGCGCTTTCTGCGCATGGTCGGCAAGGACACCTTCATCCCCAGCGATGACATGGTCGCCGCCCTCAAGGCGCAGAAGATCGTCGACAAGGTGCCTAATAGCCAGCGAGACCGCGCAGCGGTTCAGGCAGCATTCAATCAGTGGCATGCGGAAAGTGGTCGGCCCCTGTGCCAGCTTTCGGTGATGCTGGCCCACACGGTCAACCATTGA
- a CDS encoding NAD-dependent deacylase produces MRPQLQRLVSAFIDAQRILIITGAGISADSGLPTYRGIGGLYNDHTDDGVPIEVAMSGEMLRGDPALCWKYLAQLGSACLGAEPNAGHQAIAELQAIKPECWVLTQNIDGYHRLAGSPLDRLIEIHGELAPLYCQRCGQTDERLAEHLQRPLPPLCASCGGVLRPPVTLFGEMLPSTALERLRRQLAKGFDLVISAGTSASFPYIAEPLLQARRSGGVTVEVNLSQTRVSEWVDLRLEERALDVFPELLSHIAAHNICK; encoded by the coding sequence ATGCGGCCGCAGCTGCAGCGACTGGTGTCGGCGTTCATCGATGCGCAGCGCATCCTGATCATCACCGGGGCAGGGATTTCCGCCGATTCCGGCTTGCCCACCTACCGCGGCATCGGTGGCCTCTACAACGACCACACCGATGACGGCGTGCCGATCGAGGTGGCCATGTCCGGCGAGATGCTGCGCGGCGATCCGGCGCTGTGCTGGAAGTACCTGGCGCAGCTTGGCAGCGCCTGCCTGGGCGCCGAGCCGAACGCCGGCCACCAGGCGATCGCCGAACTGCAGGCCATCAAGCCCGAGTGCTGGGTGCTGACCCAGAATATCGACGGATACCACCGCCTGGCCGGCAGCCCCCTGGACCGTCTGATCGAGATTCACGGAGAATTGGCGCCGCTTTATTGCCAGCGATGCGGACAAACCGACGAGCGGTTGGCCGAGCATCTGCAGCGGCCGCTACCACCGCTGTGCGCGAGCTGCGGCGGTGTGCTGCGCCCACCGGTGACGTTGTTTGGGGAAATGTTGCCGTCCACAGCCCTGGAGCGTCTACGACGGCAGTTGGCGAAGGGTTTCGATCTGGTGATCAGTGCCGGCACCAGCGCCAGCTTTCCTTATATAGCCGAGCCGCTGCTGCAAGCGCGCCGGTCGGGAGGCGTGACGGTGGAGGTCAATTTGTCGCAGACCAGGGTCAGTGAATGGGTTGACTTGCGGCTGGAAGAACGGGCCTTAGATGTTTTCCCGGAACTACTGAGTCACATTGCTGCTCATAATATTTGCAAATGA
- a CDS encoding C40 family peptidase, producing MRKRFAPLVPLALTLVLAACANHTSQPQIDTPQAQASLPARPVVAAPVVELKDAGEDDAVVDFANHAPYALPQLADSVLEKGISLIGTRYRFGGTSVKTGFDCSGFIGYLFREELGMELPRSTRDMINIDAPLVDRKALKPGDLVFFSTAGRGRVSHAGIYLGDDQFIHSSSRRSGGVRIDSLDDGYWKRTFIEAKRVLALAPTEHLASQH from the coding sequence ATGCGCAAACGCTTCGCACCCCTCGTGCCTCTCGCACTCACACTGGTTCTCGCCGCCTGCGCTAACCACACCTCGCAACCCCAGATCGATACGCCTCAGGCCCAGGCTTCATTGCCTGCCAGGCCGGTGGTCGCTGCGCCTGTCGTGGAGCTCAAGGATGCCGGCGAAGACGACGCTGTCGTCGATTTCGCCAATCATGCGCCTTATGCGTTGCCGCAACTGGCGGACAGCGTTCTGGAAAAGGGTATTTCCCTGATCGGCACGCGCTACCGCTTCGGTGGTACCTCGGTGAAAACCGGCTTCGATTGCAGCGGCTTCATCGGGTACCTGTTCCGCGAGGAACTGGGGATGGAGCTGCCGCGCTCGACGCGCGACATGATCAACATCGATGCGCCACTGGTCGATCGCAAGGCCCTGAAGCCGGGTGATCTGGTGTTCTTCAGCACGGCCGGTCGCGGCCGCGTCAGCCACGCCGGCATCTACCTGGGCGACGATCAGTTCATCCATTCCTCCAGCCGTCGCAGCGGCGGCGTGCGTATCGACAGCCTGGACGATGGCTATTGGAAGCGCACCTTCATCGAAGCCAAGCGCGTTCTGGCATTGGCACCGACCGAGCATTTGGCCTCTCAACACTGA
- a CDS encoding C40 family peptidase: MTATIRVAFLLLAALLSACSSRAPVPAPQPVVVMPAPGVYQGGADDVLFRALGLVGTPYRYGGNTPDSGFDCSGLIGYVYRDAAGIRLPRSTRELISMRAPTIGRDSLRSGDLVFFATNGGRQVSHAGIYVGEGRFVHAPSSGGTVRLDSLGNSYWQRTYIEAKRVFPVELASHP, translated from the coding sequence ATGACTGCCACCATCCGCGTCGCCTTCCTTCTGCTCGCAGCACTGCTCAGTGCCTGTTCCAGCCGAGCGCCCGTACCTGCCCCGCAACCCGTCGTGGTCATGCCTGCACCCGGTGTTTACCAGGGGGGCGCGGACGATGTGCTGTTCCGCGCGCTGGGCCTGGTGGGCACGCCCTATCGTTACGGCGGCAATACGCCGGACAGCGGTTTCGATTGCAGCGGGCTGATCGGCTACGTGTACCGTGACGCCGCCGGCATCAGACTGCCGCGCTCGACCCGCGAGCTGATCAGCATGCGTGCGCCGACCATCGGCCGGGACTCCCTGCGCAGTGGCGATCTGGTGTTCTTCGCCACCAATGGTGGGCGTCAGGTCAGCCATGCCGGCATCTACGTCGGCGAAGGGCGCTTCGTGCATGCGCCATCGTCAGGTGGCACGGTGCGCCTGGACAGCCTTGGCAACAGCTACTGGCAGCGCACCTACATCGAAGCCAAGCGGGTCTTTCCGGTGGAACTGGCCAGCCATCCCTGA
- the cobO gene encoding cob(I)yrinic acid a,c-diamide adenosyltransferase: MSESTPSPSRESAERDARHNARMARKKALMDERIAQAQDEYGLLLVHSGNGKGKSSSAFGMVARALGHGLKVGVVQFIKGGMATGEEHFFRRFPDEVSYHVMGEGYTWDTQDRQRDIEKARLAWDVARHLLNDPQIALVVLDELNIALKHGYLDVDLVLRDIESRPELQHVVVTGRGAPPALLEAADTVTEMTLVKHAFKAGVKAQKGVEF, from the coding sequence ATGAGCGAATCGACCCCATCCCCCAGCCGCGAATCGGCCGAGCGCGACGCGCGCCATAACGCCCGCATGGCGCGCAAGAAGGCGCTGATGGACGAAAGGATCGCCCAGGCCCAGGACGAATACGGCTTGCTGCTGGTGCACAGCGGCAATGGCAAGGGCAAGAGCAGCTCGGCCTTCGGTATGGTCGCCCGGGCCCTGGGCCATGGCTTGAAGGTGGGCGTGGTGCAGTTCATCAAGGGCGGCATGGCCACCGGCGAAGAGCACTTCTTCCGCCGCTTTCCCGATGAAGTCAGCTACCACGTGATGGGCGAGGGCTACACCTGGGATACCCAGGATCGCCAGCGTGACATCGAGAAGGCCCGCCTGGCCTGGGATGTTGCCAGGCACCTGCTGAACGATCCGCAGATCGCCCTGGTGGTGCTGGACGAGCTGAATATCGCCCTCAAGCACGGCTACCTGGATGTGGATCTGGTGCTGCGCGATATCGAGTCGCGCCCGGAGCTGCAGCACGTGGTGGTCACCGGCCGCGGCGCACCGCCGGCGTTGCTCGAGGCCGCCGATACGGTGACCGAAATGACCCTGGTCAAACACGCCTTCAAGGCCGGTGTAAAGGCGCAGAAGGGCGTGGAATTTTGA